ATCGACAGCGCGCTGGCGACCCAGCCGGACGGCCTGGCGCTCGACCTGCTCGACCCCTCGGGCAACCGTGCCTCGCTCGAGGAAGCGCAGAACCAGAAGATCCCGCTGGTGATCTTCGATTCCGTGCCGCCGGAAGGCATGGCGATCCCCTATATCGGCTCGGACTTCTGCGAGCAGGCCAAGATCGCCGCACGCCGCCTCGTCGAGGTTCTCGGCGGCGAGGGCGAAGTCGCCATCATGCAGGGCGTGCCGACCGCGCCGAACCATTCGATCCGCGCCGAGTGCCACCGCCAGGTCTTCGCCGAGCATCCGGGCATCAAGGTCGTCGCCGAAGGCATCGACAATGACAGCATCGAGACGGCGCAGCAGCAGGCGGCCGCCATCATGCAGGCGAACCCCAACCTCAAGGGCTGGGTCGCGTCCGACGCCGCCGGTCCGATCGGCATCGGCCAGGCCATCGTCGAAGCCGGCAAGCAGGGCAAGGTCACGCTCGTCGGCCTCGACAACCTGCCGGAAATGCTCGACATGATCCGCGAAGGCGTCGCCGACAGCTCCTCGGCCTCGCAGCCGGAACTGCAGGGCTACTGGTCGGTCATGCTGCTGTGGGCGCAGGCGACGGGCGCCAAGGTGCCGGGCTACCTCGACACCGGCAACGCCTTCCTCACCAAGGAAAACGTGGGCGGCTGATCCGGCGCGACCGGATTGCCGTAAGGCGCGGGGATATTTCCCGCGCCTCTTCCATCTCATCGTGACGCGAGGTGCCCCATGGCCTATCTCGAAACCCACGGCCTTGGCCGGGACTTTCCCGGCGTGACCGCCCTCGACAAGGTCGACCTGTCGATCGAACTCGGCCGTACGCATATTCTCGCCGGCGAGAACGGTGCCGGCAAATCCACCCTCGTCAAGATCCTCACCGGCACGGACCGGGCCTCGCGCGGCAAGGTGCTGATCGACGGCCGCGACCCGGCGGAGGACCCGGGCCTCTACAAGAACGTCGCCTATGTCCCGCAGGAGCTCAACCTCTTCCCGCAGATGAGCGTCGCCGAGAACCTCTTCATGCCGTTCAGCCGAACGGGGCATGGCGGCCTTCTCGTCGACCGCGGCGCCCTCGTCGAGGAGGCGCGGACCTATCTCGAGCGCTTCGGCATCGAGGCCGACCCGCGCGAGCTGGTGGCCAATATCTCGGTTTCCGACCAGCAATTGCTCCAGATCGCCCGCGCCTGCACCAATGCCAGCATGAAGGTCCTCATCCTCGACGAGCCGACGTCGTCGCTGACGCGCGTCGAGGTGGACCGCGTCTTCAAGGTCATCCGCGGCCTTCTCGACCGCGACCACGCCATCGTCTTCATCAGCCACAAGATGGACGAGGTCTTCGCCATCGGCGACGACTACACGGTGCTGCGCAACGGCGAGAAGGTCGAGAGCGGCCGGATCGCGGATATCACCGAGGCCGACCTGATCCGCGCCATGTCCGGCCGCGATGTCGCCTTCGAAGAGCATTTCCGGCCGAAAGGCCCCGTCACCGACGCCATCATGGAGGTGCGCGGCCTTTCCGGCGCCCGCTTCCAGGATGTCGGCTTCGAGCTGCGCCGCGGCGAGATCCTCGGCTTCGCCGGTCTCGTCGGCGCCGGCCGCTCGGAGGTCATGCAGACGATCTTCGGCTTCCTGAAGGCCAAGGCCGGCACGGTTAAGGTCGATGGCAAGCCGTGGACGCTTAACGACACCGCGGCCTCGGTCGACGGCGGCATGCTGTACCTTTCCGAGGAGCGCAAGCACCACGGCATCTTCCCGCTCCTGTCGCTGCGCGAGAATATCGGCATCTCCATCCTCTCGCTGACGAAAGGGGCCTTCGGCATCAGCAGCGGGCGCGAGCGCGAGGCGGTGCAGAAGATCATCGACGACTACGGCATCCGCACCTCGGGCATGGGCAAGCGCATCTCGCAGCTTTCCGGCGGCAACCAGCAGAAGGCCATCATCGGCCGGGCGATGGCGACGCGGCCGCGCGTGCTGATCTTCGACGAGCCCACCAAGGGCATCGACATCCGCACCAAGACCGAGATCTACCGGATCATGAAGGGCCTCGCCGAGGAAGGCGTCGGCGTCATCCTCGTCTCCTCGGAGCTCGACGAACTGAAGAAATGCGCGAGCCGCATCGTCACGATGCACCACGGTCGCATCACCGGCGCGTTCGATACCGCCGAAACCAGCAATGAAACACTCGTAGGCGCCATCTTCGGCACGGAGGCGAAAGCCGATGCAAAGTAAATCCCTCGCGCTCCTGACGCGCAGCCCCCTTGCCGGCGTTTTCGTCGCGCTCGCCGTCATCTTCGTGTTGTCGGCGCTGATTTCCCCTATTTCCTCACGCCCTACAACCTTTCGGTCATCGCGCGCGGGCTTGCCTTCGTCGGCCTCATCACCATCGCGCAGTCCATGCTGATGGTGCTCGGCGAGCTCGACCTCTCCCTCGGCGTCATCGGGGGCCTGTGCGGCGTCATCTCCGGCATCCTGATGGTCCGGCTCGGCCTGGAGCCCTATTCGGCCATGCTGCTCGCCATCCTGCTCGGCGCCGGCCTCGGCCTCCTCAACGGCCTGCTGGTGACGGTGCTCAGGCTCCATTCGCTGGTGCTGACCATCGGCACGGCCGGCATCTTCGGCGGTGCCAACCTCGTGCTGACGCGCGGCGTCGCCATCACCGGCATCCCGCGCGAGGTGCAGTATCTCGGCCGCGGCGATGTCCTCGGCATGCCGGTTCCCTTCGTCATCATGCTGGTCGCGCTCGCCGTCGCCACCTTCGTCATGCTGAAGACGCCCTTCGGCCGCTACATGTACGCCATCGGCAACAACCAGGCCGGCGCCCGCATGCTGGGCATCAAGGTCGACAAGATCCGCCTTCTCGTCTTCGTCGCCGCCGGCGCCATCGCCGCACTCGCCGGCGTCCTGATGGTCGCGCGCCTCGGCACCGCTCAGCCGTCGATCGGCGAGACCTGGGTGCTGGCGCCCATCGCCGCCTCGGTCATCGGCGGCGTCGCCACGACGGGCGGCATCGGCAGCCCCATCGGCGCGATCTTCGGTGCCGGCATCATCGCCATCATCGAGAACATCATCGTGCTCTTCGGCGTCTCGCCCTACTGGCAGGGCATCGTCTCGGGCGCCATCGTCGTGCTCGCCATCTCCTTCGACGCCGTTTCCCGCCGTTATCTGCGCCGCGACGCCTGACGGCCGGCCGCATCGATCTGACGAAAGACAAGAGAATGAACCAGGAAGTCAAAACCAAGAAGCTGATCAACGCGCCGGAGAATATCATCCCGGAGATGATCGAGGGCATGGTGGGCGCCCATCCCGACATGCTGCGCGTGGAAGGGGAGACGGGACGGGCGGTCGTCGCCGTGGACGGACCGCGCGACGGCAAGGTCGGCATCGTCGTCGGCGGCGGCTCGGGCCATGAGCCGGCCTTTGCCGGCTATGTCGGGCGCGGCCTTGCCGATGCGGCGGCCGTCGGCAATGTCTTCGCCTCGCCCTCGCCGGCGCATATCGCCGAGGCGGCCCGCGCCGCCGATGGCGGCGTCGGCGTGCTGATGCTCTATGGCAACTATACCGGCGACGTGCTGAACTTCACCATGGCGGCCGAGGAGCTGGAGCAGGCGGGCATTTCGGTGCGCCATGTCGCCGTCGCCGATGACGTCGCCTCCGCGCCCGCCGGGCGCAAGTCCGAGCGTCGCGGCATTGCCGGCGACTTCTTCGTCTTCAAGGTCGCGGGCGCCGCTGCCGATCTCGGCGAGCCGCTTGCGCGGGTCGAGGCGCTGGCCCTTGCCGCGAACGATGCGACCCGCTCCATCGGCGTCGCGCTCAGCCCCTGCTCGCTGCCGCAGACCGGCAAGCCGAACTTCACCATCGGCGACGAGGACATGGAAATCGGCATGGGCCTGCACGGCGAGCCCGGCATCCGCCGCCAGAAGCTCGCCCCCGCGGACG
The Shinella zoogloeoides DNA segment above includes these coding regions:
- a CDS encoding substrate-binding domain-containing protein translates to MKKLVTLLACAAAFALPVVASAEDAAGTTKKDSYRFVVVPKVVHPWFDKVNDGAQAAAAAIKAQTGSSVEVIYSAPQSADVVQQNQIIDSALATQPDGLALDLLDPSGNRASLEEAQNQKIPLVIFDSVPPEGMAIPYIGSDFCEQAKIAARRLVEVLGGEGEVAIMQGVPTAPNHSIRAECHRQVFAEHPGIKVVAEGIDNDSIETAQQQAAAIMQANPNLKGWVASDAAGPIGIGQAIVEAGKQGKVTLVGLDNLPEMLDMIREGVADSSSASQPELQGYWSVMLLWAQATGAKVPGYLDTGNAFLTKENVGG
- a CDS encoding sugar ABC transporter ATP-binding protein, which encodes MAYLETHGLGRDFPGVTALDKVDLSIELGRTHILAGENGAGKSTLVKILTGTDRASRGKVLIDGRDPAEDPGLYKNVAYVPQELNLFPQMSVAENLFMPFSRTGHGGLLVDRGALVEEARTYLERFGIEADPRELVANISVSDQQLLQIARACTNASMKVLILDEPTSSLTRVEVDRVFKVIRGLLDRDHAIVFISHKMDEVFAIGDDYTVLRNGEKVESGRIADITEADLIRAMSGRDVAFEEHFRPKGPVTDAIMEVRGLSGARFQDVGFELRRGEILGFAGLVGAGRSEVMQTIFGFLKAKAGTVKVDGKPWTLNDTAASVDGGMLYLSEERKHHGIFPLLSLRENIGISILSLTKGAFGISSGREREAVQKIIDDYGIRTSGMGKRISQLSGGNQQKAIIGRAMATRPRVLIFDEPTKGIDIRTKTEIYRIMKGLAEEGVGVILVSSELDELKKCASRIVTMHHGRITGAFDTAETSNETLVGAIFGTEAKADAK
- a CDS encoding ABC transporter permease — encoded protein: MLMVLGELDLSLGVIGGLCGVISGILMVRLGLEPYSAMLLAILLGAGLGLLNGLLVTVLRLHSLVLTIGTAGIFGGANLVLTRGVAITGIPREVQYLGRGDVLGMPVPFVIMLVALAVATFVMLKTPFGRYMYAIGNNQAGARMLGIKVDKIRLLVFVAAGAIAALAGVLMVARLGTAQPSIGETWVLAPIAASVIGGVATTGGIGSPIGAIFGAGIIAIIENIIVLFGVSPYWQGIVSGAIVVLAISFDAVSRRYLRRDA